In one Desulfoferula mesophila genomic region, the following are encoded:
- a CDS encoding SOUL family heme-binding protein: MSLYNKIKKTAIFAMLAIISTGCSVFGVHDYESPSYKVIQQDGDKEIRYYKPFIVAKTTVKGNFKEAQTAAFRILADYIFGNNIKKQKIAMTGPVVQKKDAQNEKIAMTGPVVQSGSGDEWVMTFMMPSTYDMEELPTPRDKRVSFDKIPARYVAVISYGWYGSLERNEDKAKELLDWLAKNTDFKVVSTPMYAGYDPPWTIPFFRHNEMMIELQKK, encoded by the coding sequence ATGAGCCTATACAACAAGATAAAAAAAACGGCCATATTCGCTATGCTCGCAATCATTAGCACTGGTTGTTCGGTGTTTGGGGTTCATGACTATGAGTCACCCAGCTACAAAGTCATCCAGCAAGATGGTGACAAGGAGATCAGGTATTACAAGCCCTTTATCGTTGCCAAGACCACAGTAAAAGGTAATTTCAAAGAGGCGCAGACCGCCGCCTTCAGGATACTGGCTGACTATATTTTTGGGAACAATATCAAGAAGCAGAAGATCGCCATGACCGGCCCGGTAGTGCAAAAAAAGGATGCGCAAAATGAAAAAATTGCCATGACCGGCCCTGTGGTGCAAAGCGGCAGTGGGGATGAATGGGTGATGACCTTTATGATGCCTTCCACTTACGACATGGAGGAGTTGCCCACACCAAGGGATAAACGGGTAAGCTTCGATAAAATCCCTGCCAGGTATGTGGCGGTCATCAGTTATGGCTGGTACGGCAGCTTGGAGCGTAACGAGGATAAGGCCAAAGAACTACTGGATTGGCTTGCCAAAAATACAGATTTTAAGGTTGTCTCCACACCTATGTATGCTGGCTATGATCCTCCGTGGACCATACCATTTTTCCGGCACAACGAGATGATGATCGAGTTGCAAAAGAAGTAA
- a CDS encoding TetR/AcrR family transcriptional regulator, translating to MTPVKKLSRRERERLRQRRDMLAAALELFSRNGYYNVSMNEIAEKAEFAVGTLYKFFKNKEDLYRSIMIEETDWFHKVMDQALDSGGDEIEKLRNYVSTRGVAVTEKEAVVRLYHAEVRGRSFNLRAGLDDEIIKQLNELRERLTSIFASGIKKKIFRPIAEPRQLAVALENICSGFIMRWLEDPQNNKYPEEPDVILNIIFQGLIPGEYHSPRPAAQNS from the coding sequence ATGACGCCTGTCAAAAAGCTTTCACGCCGGGAAAGGGAGCGGTTGCGGCAACGCCGGGACATGCTTGCCGCCGCATTGGAGCTGTTCTCCCGTAACGGCTATTACAACGTTTCCATGAATGAGATCGCTGAGAAAGCCGAATTCGCGGTAGGGACGCTGTACAAATTTTTCAAGAACAAGGAAGACCTTTACCGTTCCATCATGATCGAGGAGACCGACTGGTTCCATAAGGTCATGGACCAGGCCCTGGACAGCGGCGGCGATGAGATCGAGAAGCTGCGCAACTACGTGTCCACCAGAGGTGTGGCGGTAACCGAAAAAGAAGCGGTGGTGCGTCTCTACCATGCGGAGGTGCGCGGAAGAAGCTTCAACCTCCGTGCTGGGCTTGACGACGAAATCATAAAACAATTGAATGAATTGCGCGAAAGGCTCACCTCGATTTTCGCCAGCGGGATCAAGAAGAAAATTTTCCGCCCAATCGCCGAGCCGAGGCAGTTGGCCGTTGCCCTGGAAAACATCTGCAGCGGCTTCATCATGCGCTGGCTGGAAGATCCGCAAAACAACAAGTACCCGGAAGAGCCGGACGTCATCCTCAATATAATCTTCCAAGGGCTTATTCCGGGGGAGTACCACTCGCCCCGCCCGGCGGCCCAAAATAGTTAG
- a CDS encoding IS3 family transposase (programmed frameshift), producing the protein MSKRIRYSPEVKERSVRMLLEHQDEYSSQWQAICSIASKIGCTGETLRSWLHQAERDQGVRAGLTTSERERLEQLERENRGLRRANEILRKASAYFGPGGARPPTEMMVSFIDAQRQGHGVEPICAVLPIAPSTYYERKARQADPERLPERAKRDAYLRPEIRRVWEANFQVYGVRKVWRQLNREEIEVARCTVERLMRAMGLQGAVRGKKCKTTIPDEGVYRPADLVNRDFTASRPNQLWVADVTYVATWLGFAYVAFVIDVFARMIVGWRASSSLRTDLALDALEQALWAPGDIDGLVHHSDRGSQYLSIRYTERLAEAGVEPSVGSVGDSYDNAMAETVIGLYKTEVIRRRGPWRNLDAVEFATLEWVDWFNNRRLLEPIGNIPPVELEMSYYRSLQAQAMVA; encoded by the exons ATGAGCAAGCGAATCAGATATTCCCCAGAGGTTAAGGAACGGTCGGTGCGGATGCTGCTGGAGCACCAGGATGAGTATTCTTCCCAGTGGCAGGCCATCTGCTCCATCGCGTCCAAGATCGGCTGCACCGGCGAGACTCTACGCAGTTGGCTGCATCAAGCCGAGCGCGACCAGGGTGTGCGGGCCGGCCTGACCACGTCGGAGCGTGAGCGTCTTGAACAGCTTGAGCGGGAAAACCGGGGGCTTCGGCGGGCCAATGAGATCCTGCGCAAGGCATCGGCATATTTCG GCCCAGGCGGAGCTCGACCGCCGACCGAAATGATGGTGTCCTTCATCGACGCCCAGCGCCAGGGCCACGGGGTCGAGCCGATCTGCGCGGTGTTGCCGATCGCCCCGTCGACCTACTACGAGCGTAAAGCCCGTCAAGCTGATCCCGAGCGATTGCCCGAGCGGGCCAAGCGCGATGCTTATTTGCGGCCCGAGATTCGCCGGGTATGGGAGGCCAATTTCCAGGTCTACGGCGTGCGCAAGGTTTGGCGTCAATTAAACCGTGAGGAGATCGAGGTGGCCCGCTGCACGGTGGAGCGCCTCATGCGTGCTATGGGCCTGCAGGGGGCAGTGCGGGGCAAGAAGTGCAAGACCACCATTCCCGATGAGGGTGTATACCGGCCCGCCGACCTGGTCAATCGCGACTTCACCGCCAGCCGCCCCAATCAACTGTGGGTGGCAGATGTTACTTACGTAGCCACATGGCTGGGTTTCGCCTACGTGGCCTTTGTCATCGATGTGTTTGCCCGCATGATCGTGGGTTGGCGGGCCTCCAGTTCCTTGCGGACCGATCTGGCCCTGGACGCCCTGGAGCAGGCCCTGTGGGCTCCTGGAGACATCGACGGTCTGGTCCACCACAGCGACCGCGGCTCCCAGTACCTTTCGATTCGCTACACCGAGCGCCTGGCCGAGGCTGGCGTCGAGCCATCGGTGGGCAGCGTGGGTGACTCCTACGACAACGCCATGGCCGAGACGGTCATCGGCCTTTACAAGACAGAAGTGATCCGCAGGCGGGGCCCTTGGCGAAATCTTGATGCCGTGGAATTCGCCACCCTCGAATGGGTGGACTGGTTTAACAACCGCCGACTGCTCGAGCCCATCGGAAACATTCCCCCGGTGGAACTCGAGATGTCATACTATCGGTCCCTACAGGCCCAGGCCATGGTGGCCTGA
- a CDS encoding 4Fe-4S binding protein, with protein sequence MAKAKQVTGAVMVVGGGIAGMQSALDLANSGYYVYLVEKSPAIGGVMSQLDKTFPTNDCAMUIISPKLVEVGRHINIELLTLSEVQDIEGEEGDFSVKVVSHPRYVDLDKCIACGACSDKCPKRIPNEYNEGLDKRKAAYVRYAQAVPLKYGIDADNCIYFQKGKCKACQKFCPTGAINYEQQEEVREINVGSVIISAGFKPFDPSPYVQYSYANFPNVVTALEFERVLAASGPWMGHLVRPSDEAEPKKIAWLQCVGSREVNTCDHPYCSAVCCMYAIKEAVIAKEHSHTDLDAAIFFMDMRTFGKDFERYYEGAQEDGVRFIRSRIHSISELEDHSLQIEYATEDGQAKVETFDMVVLSQGLETSPETIELCQRLDIDLSPGKFISTSCFAPVTTSRPGVYVCGALAGPKDIPLSVMEASAAACAAAGKLSSARGSLAQEQQYPAERPVAGDSPRIGVFVCSCGINIAGVVDVEAVAEYAKTLPFVTYVRNNLFSCSQDTQDKMAEVIAEEGLNRVVVAACTPRTHEPLFQETLVNAGLNKYLFEMANIRNQDSWVHSGNPDAATEKAMDLVRMAVAKAALLSPLEEVQLEVTPGAMVIGGGVSGMNAALNLAAQGYSCHLVERDNALGGNARSLRVTYQNQPIAPYLDELREKIAAEPLITVHLNTTIKEVEGFVGNFKTTLAGDAGEEVVEHGVALICTGAGEYKPAEYLYGQDPRVMTHLEIDQAVLGGELDLSKVNKAVFIQCVGSREPERPYCSKVCCTHSVESALAIKEANPESQVVILYRDVRTFGERELMYKEARSKGVLFVRYDVDHKPEVQATDGGLVVKVRDHILGRDLLIEADLLGLATAIVSNRANDLAQMFKVSMDADGWFLEAHQKLRPVDFATDGVFMAGLAHYPKPLEEAVAQAQAAVARAVTVLSSKEMMLPGTVAIIDQRKCVGCGVCWTVCPYQAITQDENGLAVVNEALCKGCGTCVASCRSGAPNLRGFTNQGVMAQIMAL encoded by the coding sequence ATGGCAAAAGCCAAGCAAGTCACCGGTGCGGTTATGGTGGTGGGCGGCGGCATTGCAGGTATGCAGTCCGCTCTCGACCTGGCCAACTCCGGCTATTATGTCTATTTAGTGGAGAAGAGCCCGGCCATTGGTGGGGTCATGTCCCAGTTGGACAAGACCTTTCCCACCAATGACTGTGCAATGTGAATTATCTCGCCCAAACTGGTCGAGGTCGGCCGGCATATCAATATTGAACTCCTGACCCTCAGCGAGGTTCAGGATATCGAGGGCGAAGAAGGCGACTTTTCGGTAAAGGTCGTCAGCCATCCCCGCTATGTGGACCTGGACAAGTGCATTGCCTGCGGTGCTTGCTCTGATAAATGTCCCAAGCGCATCCCCAACGAATACAACGAGGGCCTGGACAAGCGTAAGGCCGCCTACGTGCGCTACGCCCAGGCCGTGCCACTCAAGTACGGCATCGACGCCGATAACTGCATCTACTTCCAAAAGGGCAAGTGCAAGGCTTGTCAGAAGTTCTGCCCCACCGGCGCCATCAACTACGAGCAGCAGGAAGAGGTTCGCGAGATCAACGTGGGCTCGGTGATCATCAGCGCCGGGTTCAAGCCCTTTGATCCCAGCCCCTACGTGCAATACTCCTACGCCAACTTCCCCAACGTGGTGACCGCCTTGGAGTTCGAGCGCGTCCTGGCCGCCTCCGGCCCCTGGATGGGCCACCTGGTGCGGCCCAGCGACGAGGCCGAGCCCAAGAAGATCGCCTGGCTGCAGTGCGTGGGCAGCCGCGAGGTCAACACCTGCGACCATCCCTACTGCTCGGCGGTGTGCTGCATGTACGCCATCAAGGAAGCGGTGATCGCCAAGGAGCACTCGCACACCGATCTGGACGCTGCCATCTTCTTCATGGACATGCGTACCTTCGGCAAGGACTTCGAGCGCTACTACGAGGGGGCCCAGGAAGACGGCGTGCGCTTCATCCGCAGCCGCATCCACTCCATCAGCGAGTTGGAAGACCACTCCCTGCAGATCGAGTACGCCACCGAGGACGGTCAGGCCAAGGTCGAGACCTTTGACATGGTGGTGCTCTCCCAGGGCCTGGAGACCTCGCCCGAGACCATCGAACTCTGCCAGCGCCTGGACATCGACCTGAGCCCCGGCAAGTTCATCTCCACCAGCTGTTTCGCGCCGGTGACCACCAGCCGCCCCGGCGTGTACGTCTGCGGCGCCCTGGCCGGTCCCAAGGACATCCCCCTGTCGGTGATGGAAGCCTCGGCCGCCGCCTGCGCCGCGGCGGGCAAGCTCTCCAGCGCCCGGGGCAGCCTGGCCCAGGAGCAGCAATACCCGGCAGAGCGGCCCGTGGCAGGCGACTCGCCCAGGATCGGCGTGTTCGTGTGCTCCTGCGGCATCAACATCGCCGGGGTGGTGGACGTGGAGGCGGTGGCCGAATACGCCAAGACCCTGCCTTTCGTCACCTACGTGCGCAACAACTTGTTCTCCTGTTCCCAGGACACCCAGGACAAGATGGCCGAGGTGATCGCGGAGGAGGGCCTCAACCGGGTGGTGGTGGCCGCCTGCACCCCGCGCACCCACGAGCCCCTGTTCCAGGAGACCCTGGTCAACGCCGGGCTGAACAAGTACCTGTTCGAGATGGCCAACATCCGCAACCAGGACTCCTGGGTGCATTCCGGCAACCCGGACGCGGCCACGGAAAAGGCCATGGACTTGGTGCGCATGGCCGTGGCCAAGGCCGCCCTGCTCAGCCCCCTGGAGGAGGTGCAGCTCGAGGTCACTCCCGGCGCCATGGTTATCGGCGGCGGCGTCTCGGGCATGAACGCGGCTCTGAACCTGGCGGCCCAGGGTTACTCCTGCCACCTGGTGGAGCGCGACAACGCCCTGGGCGGCAACGCCCGCAGCCTTAGGGTCACCTACCAGAACCAGCCCATCGCCCCCTACCTGGACGAGCTCCGGGAGAAGATCGCGGCCGAGCCCCTGATCACCGTGCATCTGAACACCACCATCAAGGAGGTGGAAGGATTCGTGGGCAACTTCAAGACCACCCTGGCCGGTGACGCCGGCGAAGAAGTGGTGGAGCACGGAGTGGCCCTGATCTGCACCGGCGCGGGCGAATATAAGCCCGCCGAATACCTCTACGGCCAGGACCCCCGGGTGATGACCCACCTGGAGATCGACCAGGCCGTGCTGGGCGGCGAGCTGGATTTGAGCAAAGTGAACAAGGCGGTGTTCATCCAGTGCGTGGGCAGCCGCGAGCCGGAGCGTCCCTATTGCTCCAAGGTTTGCTGCACCCACTCGGTGGAGAGCGCCCTGGCCATCAAGGAGGCCAACCCCGAGTCCCAGGTGGTAATCCTTTACCGCGACGTCCGCACCTTTGGCGAGCGGGAGCTCATGTACAAGGAGGCCCGCAGCAAGGGCGTGTTGTTCGTGCGCTACGACGTGGACCACAAGCCCGAGGTGCAGGCCACCGATGGTGGCCTGGTGGTCAAGGTGCGCGACCACATCCTGGGCCGCGACCTGCTCATCGAGGCGGACCTGCTGGGTCTGGCCACGGCCATCGTGAGCAACCGGGCCAACGACCTGGCCCAGATGTTCAAGGTGTCCATGGACGCGGACGGCTGGTTCCTGGAGGCCCACCAAAAACTGCGCCCCGTGGACTTCGCCACCGACGGCGTGTTCATGGCCGGCCTGGCCCACTATCCCAAGCCTCTGGAAGAGGCGGTGGCCCAGGCCCAGGCGGCGGTGGCCCGGGCGGTGACGGTGCTCAGCTCCAAGGAGATGATGCTGCCGGGCACCGTGGCCATCATCGACCAGCGCAAGTGCGTGGGCTGCGGGGTTTGCTGGACGGTTTGCCCCTACCAGGCCATCACCCAGGACGAGAACGGCCTGGCCGTGGTGAACGAGGCCCTGTGCAAGGGCTGCGGCACCTGCGTGGCCTCCTGCCGCTCCGGCGCGCCGAACTTGAGAGGCTTCACCAACCAGGGCGTCATGGCCCAGATCATGGCTCTGTAG
- the pyrR gene encoding bifunctional pyr operon transcriptional regulator/uracil phosphoribosyltransferase PyrR translates to MDLSQAKVLFDAAQMTAQLEAMARAIVGDQRQCPDLCLVGIRTGGVHLAKRLAVLVGSLLGAEPDTGIMDITLYRDDWTTQHSRPKVGTTQIAFDLEGRRVVLVDDVLYTGRTVRAALDELMDFGRACRIDLAVLIDRGGRELPVQPDFVGATVLGEPNQVIEVLLTEEGYPSDQVVSLPR, encoded by the coding sequence ATGGATCTCAGCCAGGCGAAAGTGCTGTTTGACGCCGCGCAGATGACCGCCCAACTGGAGGCCATGGCCCGGGCCATCGTAGGAGACCAAAGACAGTGTCCCGACCTTTGCCTGGTGGGCATTCGCACGGGTGGGGTGCACCTGGCCAAGAGGCTGGCGGTCCTGGTGGGGAGCCTGTTGGGGGCGGAGCCGGACACCGGGATCATGGACATCACCCTGTACCGGGATGATTGGACCACGCAGCACAGCCGGCCCAAGGTGGGCACCACCCAAATCGCCTTTGACCTGGAAGGTCGGCGGGTGGTTTTGGTGGACGACGTGCTCTACACCGGTCGGACGGTGCGCGCCGCTCTGGATGAACTGATGGATTTCGGGCGGGCCTGCCGAATCGATTTGGCGGTGCTCATAGACCGGGGGGGGAGGGAATTGCCCGTACAGCCGGATTTCGTGGGGGCCACGGTGCTGGGGGAGCCAAATCAGGTGATCGAGGTGCTGCTTACCGAAGAGGGATATCCAAGCGATCAAGTAGTCTCCTTACCCCGCTGA
- a CDS encoding DMT family transporter, giving the protein MLALALLWGTNMAVVKLAAGQLPPIFQAGVRSVVAASCLWVWMVFKGVRVFPNRVVVVHGLVLGLFFGTEFGFLYPGMVLTNVARSYLLLYAAPFFVAVGAHFWLPNDRLTRLKVAGLVLAFGGLVVLFGQGLDRITPRSLLGDLFSLTAGALWGATTVYLKRFLAERAQALQTLFYQLFFSGPLLLAASFLLEDPLSASLTGFGAFSLFYQSVIVAFISYLAWFNLIHHHPASLVQAFTFFTPVAGVFISGFWILHENVEIRLLLSLALISIGLVLVNRPTHKATVA; this is encoded by the coding sequence ATGCTGGCCCTGGCGCTGCTCTGGGGCACCAACATGGCCGTGGTCAAGCTGGCCGCGGGCCAATTGCCTCCCATTTTCCAGGCCGGAGTTCGCTCGGTAGTGGCCGCATCTTGCCTGTGGGTGTGGATGGTGTTCAAGGGGGTGCGGGTATTTCCGAACCGGGTGGTGGTGGTTCACGGCCTAGTCCTAGGCCTTTTCTTCGGCACAGAGTTCGGCTTTCTTTATCCGGGCATGGTCTTGACCAACGTGGCCCGCAGCTACCTGCTACTGTATGCTGCGCCGTTTTTCGTGGCCGTGGGGGCCCATTTCTGGCTGCCAAACGACCGCTTGACGCGCCTGAAGGTGGCAGGCTTGGTGCTGGCCTTCGGCGGCCTGGTGGTCCTGTTTGGCCAAGGTCTAGACCGAATCACGCCCAGGTCCCTGTTGGGCGATCTGTTTTCACTAACTGCCGGGGCCCTGTGGGGAGCCACCACCGTCTATCTGAAGCGATTCCTAGCCGAACGTGCGCAGGCCCTGCAAACGCTCTTTTACCAACTCTTTTTCTCAGGGCCGTTACTGCTGGCAGCCAGTTTTTTGCTGGAAGACCCGCTGTCGGCCAGCCTAACCGGCTTCGGGGCCTTCTCGCTTTTCTATCAGTCGGTAATAGTGGCCTTCATCAGCTACCTGGCATGGTTCAACCTGATCCACCACCACCCGGCCAGCCTGGTGCAGGCCTTCACCTTCTTCACACCAGTGGCCGGGGTGTTCATCAGTGGGTTTTGGATTTTGCATGAAAATGTGGAGATCCGATTATTGCTGTCCTTGGCTCTGATCAGCATCGGCCTGGTATTGGTCAACCGTCCGACCCACAAAGCAACGGTGGCCTAG
- a CDS encoding HU family DNA-binding protein — MNKSDPIRMLAEKEGLTLKMAESTVNTVFNSIEQALSQGGPNIESSVKLIVL; from the coding sequence ATGAACAAATCCGACCCGATCAGAATGCTTGCCGAGAAAGAGGGCCTCACCCTCAAAATGGCCGAAAGCACGGTAAACACCGTTTTCAACTCCATCGAGCAGGCCCTTTCCCAGGGTGGGCCTAATATTGAAAGTTCTGTTAAACTGATTGTGCTCTAG
- a CDS encoding efflux RND transporter periplasmic adaptor subunit, producing MQSNGGVGGLMGHGARSAVLLAVLLAALLVAACGNQPKTQRQQAVPEVSTFTVQPVNITVSTELPGRTSAFRIAEIRPQVNGLIQKRLFTEGSDVKAGQTLYQIDPAPFQAALDSATAALAKAKANLPSITSKAERYKSLAAAKAVSQQDYDDAAAALAQAKADILYWQAAVQTARINLGYTKVAAPIAGRIGKSNVTVGAIVTAYQPQALATIQQLDPIYVDVPQSTSDLLELKRRLASGRLIRSGQGHNKVKLFLEDGTPYPLEGTLQFRDVSVDPTTGSVFLRMIFPNPEGVLLPEMFVRTEITEGVNDHAILIPQQAVSRNPKGSPYVLLVGSDNKVALRMITVDRAVGDKWLVSAGLAPSDRVIVEGLQKVRPGAPAKPVPYKPAPAPSAAPAAGSK from the coding sequence ATGCAATCCAACGGCGGGGTAGGTGGACTCATGGGGCACGGTGCCAGGTCGGCGGTCCTGCTGGCGGTCCTGTTGGCGGCGCTGCTGGTAGCGGCCTGCGGAAACCAACCGAAAACCCAGCGGCAGCAGGCGGTTCCGGAGGTTTCCACCTTCACGGTGCAACCGGTGAACATAACCGTTTCCACCGAGCTGCCGGGGCGCACCTCGGCCTTTCGCATCGCTGAAATCAGGCCCCAGGTCAACGGACTGATTCAAAAGCGCCTGTTTACGGAGGGCTCCGACGTCAAGGCCGGTCAGACGCTGTATCAGATCGACCCCGCTCCCTTCCAGGCCGCCCTGGACAGCGCCACGGCGGCCCTGGCCAAGGCCAAAGCCAACCTGCCCTCCATCACCTCCAAGGCCGAACGCTACAAGTCGCTGGCGGCGGCCAAGGCGGTGAGCCAGCAGGACTACGACGACGCGGCGGCCGCCCTGGCCCAGGCCAAGGCGGACATCCTTTATTGGCAGGCGGCGGTGCAGACGGCGCGCATCAACCTGGGCTATACCAAAGTGGCCGCGCCCATTGCCGGGCGCATCGGCAAATCCAACGTCACTGTGGGGGCCATCGTCACCGCCTACCAGCCCCAGGCCCTGGCCACCATTCAGCAGCTCGACCCCATCTACGTGGACGTGCCCCAATCCACCTCCGATCTGCTAGAGCTGAAGCGCCGCCTGGCCAGCGGGCGCCTGATCCGCAGCGGCCAGGGGCACAACAAGGTCAAGCTATTCCTGGAGGACGGGACGCCCTACCCCCTGGAGGGCACCTTGCAGTTCCGCGACGTGTCGGTGGACCCCACCACCGGCTCGGTCTTCCTGCGCATGATCTTCCCCAACCCCGAGGGGGTGTTGCTGCCGGAGATGTTCGTGCGTACCGAGATCACCGAGGGGGTCAACGACCACGCCATCCTGATCCCCCAACAGGCGGTGTCGCGCAACCCCAAGGGCTCTCCCTACGTCTTGCTGGTGGGCTCCGACAACAAGGTGGCGCTACGCATGATCACCGTGGATCGGGCGGTGGGGGATAAATGGCTGGTCTCCGCGGGCCTGGCCCCCAGCGACCGGGTGATCGTGGAGGGACTGCAAAAGGTCCGCCCCGGCGCGCCGGCCAAGCCGGTGCCCTATAAACCCGCCCCCGCCCCCTCGGCCGCTCCCGCCGCCGGGTCCAAGTAG